The Neodiprion fabricii isolate iyNeoFabr1 chromosome 4, iyNeoFabr1.1, whole genome shotgun sequence genome window below encodes:
- the LOC124180010 gene encoding serine/threonine-protein kinase STK11 isoform X3: MDSRITVGDPDVEEINNEIFSDIEPVRWENDDSNYDLDDINMFFHRVDSDQIIYEEKKKTCKLIGKYVMGDLLGEGSYGKVKEMLDSETLCRRAVKILKKKKLRRIPNGELNVQREIQMLRILKHKNVIGLVDVLYNHEKEKMYLVMEFCVGGLQDMLESTPHKKFPLWQAHGYFNQLLDGLEYLHGKGIVHKDIKPGNLLLTLDGTLKISDLGVAEALDMFAKDDTCTAGQGSPAFQPPEIANGCETFAGFKVDIWSSGVTLYNITTGEYPFEGDNIYKLYENIGKGEYKIPEAVDNSLRSLLEGMLQKEVDRRFTLQQIRQHSWTLWRPPKTLEEVPVPPLRGDEWHTMTVLPYLIEHHYGVETNPTYYTEHQLNDSYKLLVSPDWWPPHN; this comes from the exons ATGGACAGTAGGATCACAGTAGGTGATCCTGACGTCGAGgagataaataatgaaatattcagCGACATAGAGCCAGTGAGGTGGGAGAACGACGATAGTAATTATGACTTGGACGATATCAACATGTTCTTTCACAGAGTGGATTCGGACCAAATAATatatgaggaaaaaaagaaaacatgtaaattAATTGGTAAATATGTTATGGGTGACCTTTTGGGGGAGGGGAGTTACGGAAAAGTTAAAGAGATGCTCGACTCGGAAACCCTCTGTCGGAGAGCTGTTaagattttgaagaaaaaaaaactccgcAGGATACCCAACGGCGAACTCAATGTTCAACG GGAAATTCAAATGCTGAGGATATTGAAACATAAAAATGTTATCGGGTTGGTGGACGTTTTATATAAtcacgaaaaagaaaagatgtATTTGGTAATGGAATTTTGCGTGGGAGGTTTACAG GATATGCTGGAAAGCACACCTCACAAGAAATTTCCGCTCTGGCAAGCGCACGGATATTTTAACCAACTCTTGGACGGCCTTGAATACCTTCACGGCAAGGGAATCGTTCACAAAGATATTAAACCTGGAAATTTACTTTTGACGCTAGACGGTACTCTGAAAATTAGCGACCTCGGTGTAGCTGAG gcCTTGGACATGTTTGCCAAGGATGACACATGCACGGCGGGCCAAGGCTCTCCGGCATTTCAACCTCCAGAAATTGCTAATGGCTGTGAAACATTTGCTGGCTTCAAAGTAGACATTTGGAGCAGTGGAGTCACTTT ATATAATATTACAACAGGCGAATACCCCTTCGAAGGGGACAATATTTACAAGTTATATGAGAATATTGGAAAAGGTGAATATAAAATACCAGAGGCTGTAGACAATTccttacgatcactgttagaGGGAATGCTTCAAAAGGAAGTCGACCGAAGATTTACGCTGCAGCAGATCAGGCAACATTCGTGGACATTGTGGAGACCGCCTAAGACACTGGAAGAAGTCCCTGTACCACCTCTAAGGGGTGACGAATGGCACACTATGACCGTTCTTCCATACCTTATAGAACACCATTATGGAGTCGAAACAAATCCTACCTATTACACAGAACATCAACTCAATG
- the LOC124180010 gene encoding serine/threonine-protein kinase STK11 isoform X2, with protein sequence MDSRITVGDPDVEEINNEIFSDIEPVRWENDDSNYDLDDINMFFHRVDSDQIIYEEKKKTCKLIGKYVMGDLLGEGSYGKVKEMLDSETLCRRAVKILKKKKLRRIPNGELNVQREIQMLRILKHKNVIGLVDVLYNHEKEKMYLVMEFCVGGLQDMLESTPHKKFPLWQAHGYFNQLLDGLEYLHGKGIVHKDIKPGNLLLTLDGTLKISDLGVAEALDMFAKDDTCTAGQGSPAFQPPEIANGCETFAGFKVDIWSSGVTLYNITTGEYPFEGDNIYKLYENIGKGEYKIPEAVDNSLRSLLEGMLQKEVDRRFTLQQIRQHSWTLWRPPKTLEEVPVPPLRGDEWHTMTVLPYLIEHHYGVETNPTYYTEHQLNDLGRRDERKRLSPNCIVLFFSKTCVIL encoded by the exons ATGGACAGTAGGATCACAGTAGGTGATCCTGACGTCGAGgagataaataatgaaatattcagCGACATAGAGCCAGTGAGGTGGGAGAACGACGATAGTAATTATGACTTGGACGATATCAACATGTTCTTTCACAGAGTGGATTCGGACCAAATAATatatgaggaaaaaaagaaaacatgtaaattAATTGGTAAATATGTTATGGGTGACCTTTTGGGGGAGGGGAGTTACGGAAAAGTTAAAGAGATGCTCGACTCGGAAACCCTCTGTCGGAGAGCTGTTaagattttgaagaaaaaaaaactccgcAGGATACCCAACGGCGAACTCAATGTTCAACG GGAAATTCAAATGCTGAGGATATTGAAACATAAAAATGTTATCGGGTTGGTGGACGTTTTATATAAtcacgaaaaagaaaagatgtATTTGGTAATGGAATTTTGCGTGGGAGGTTTACAG GATATGCTGGAAAGCACACCTCACAAGAAATTTCCGCTCTGGCAAGCGCACGGATATTTTAACCAACTCTTGGACGGCCTTGAATACCTTCACGGCAAGGGAATCGTTCACAAAGATATTAAACCTGGAAATTTACTTTTGACGCTAGACGGTACTCTGAAAATTAGCGACCTCGGTGTAGCTGAG gcCTTGGACATGTTTGCCAAGGATGACACATGCACGGCGGGCCAAGGCTCTCCGGCATTTCAACCTCCAGAAATTGCTAATGGCTGTGAAACATTTGCTGGCTTCAAAGTAGACATTTGGAGCAGTGGAGTCACTTT ATATAATATTACAACAGGCGAATACCCCTTCGAAGGGGACAATATTTACAAGTTATATGAGAATATTGGAAAAGGTGAATATAAAATACCAGAGGCTGTAGACAATTccttacgatcactgttagaGGGAATGCTTCAAAAGGAAGTCGACCGAAGATTTACGCTGCAGCAGATCAGGCAACATTCGTGGACATTGTGGAGACCGCCTAAGACACTGGAAGAAGTCCCTGTACCACCTCTAAGGGGTGACGAATGGCACACTATGACCGTTCTTCCATACCTTATAGAACACCATTATGGAGTCGAAACAAATCCTACCTATTACACAGAACATCAACTCAATG